From a single Prochlorococcus sp. MIT 0603 genomic region:
- the lpxD gene encoding UDP-3-O-(3-hydroxymyristoyl)glucosamine N-acyltransferase has translation MLFSKLIRFLEQGESSVKDYSLLTDPEITSAASLEKAETNQISFLEDGSYLLNELDKTNASALIIPDQKSLIQKATDKNISWVAVKDPRIAFAETLALISTKSIKRKGIHSSAIIHKSVQIGNNIYIGANVCIEEGSKIGRDTDIHPGVVIYNNVEIGEGSILHSNCVIHPFTKLGANCVINSNAVIGSEGFGFIPTNRGWKKMPQTGNVILEDNVEIGSGSTIDRPVVGETRISSGTKIDNLVQIGHGVNIGRNCAMAAQVGIAGGAKIQDNVILAGQVGVANRVTVGKNVIASSKCGIHTDIEPDQIISGFPAISNKLWLKSSAIFKKLPEIAKVIRKLDIKA, from the coding sequence ATGCTTTTTAGCAAATTAATTAGATTTCTAGAACAGGGAGAGTCAAGTGTTAAAGATTATTCTCTATTGACAGATCCTGAAATTACTTCAGCTGCATCTTTAGAAAAAGCAGAAACAAATCAAATAAGTTTTTTAGAGGATGGGAGCTATTTGTTAAATGAATTAGATAAAACAAATGCTTCTGCTTTAATCATCCCTGACCAAAAGTCTTTAATTCAAAAGGCAACTGACAAGAATATATCTTGGGTTGCTGTAAAAGATCCTAGAATTGCTTTTGCAGAAACACTAGCATTAATTAGCACTAAATCTATTAAGAGGAAAGGTATTCATAGCTCTGCTATAATCCATAAAAGTGTACAAATAGGCAATAATATATATATAGGTGCAAATGTATGTATTGAAGAAGGAAGCAAGATAGGGCGCGATACAGATATACATCCAGGAGTAGTAATTTATAATAATGTTGAGATTGGAGAAGGGAGCATATTACATTCAAATTGTGTTATCCACCCTTTTACAAAATTAGGTGCTAATTGTGTAATAAATTCAAATGCAGTGATTGGTTCTGAAGGCTTTGGTTTTATCCCTACAAATAGAGGATGGAAAAAGATGCCTCAAACTGGGAATGTAATTCTTGAAGATAATGTTGAAATAGGTTCAGGGTCTACAATTGACAGGCCAGTCGTAGGTGAAACTAGAATAAGTTCAGGTACAAAAATCGATAACTTAGTTCAGATAGGACATGGCGTTAATATTGGAAGGAACTGTGCAATGGCAGCTCAAGTAGGGATTGCTGGTGGAGCTAAAATCCAAGACAATGTAATTCTTGCTGGACAAGTAGGAGTTGCAAATAGAGTTACTGTTGGAAAGAATGTAATAGCAAGCTCGAAGTGTGGAATTCATACTGATATTGAACCTGATCAAATAATCAGTGGGTTCCCAGCAATCTCCAACAAACTATGGCTGAAGAGCTCAGCTATTTTCAAAAAACTTCCAGAAATAGCAAAAGTTATAAGGAAACTTGATATTAAGGCCTAA
- the hisA gene encoding 1-(5-phosphoribosyl)-5-[(5-phosphoribosylamino)methylideneamino]imidazole-4-carboxamide isomerase codes for MEIIPAIDLLNGKCVRLLQGNYGQVTEFNSNPIEQALTWERMGAKRLHIVDLDGAKTGKPVNDHIIKSIKKALRIPVQIGGGIRTTQRAEELIKEGIDRVILGTIAIESPETVQLLASKHPGKIIVGIDAKDGKVATRGWVNKSDTEAEELIRTFSKTDIAEIITTDISTDGTLKGPNLKFLQKMASASTVPVIASGGIGNISDILSITGLEKSGVCGVIVGRALYDGAIDLKEALHIVNNQSMQDLTNQNKDFA; via the coding sequence ATTGAGATCATTCCAGCCATTGATTTGCTAAATGGTAAATGCGTGAGATTACTTCAAGGGAACTATGGTCAAGTCACCGAATTCAATAGTAATCCTATAGAGCAAGCCCTTACATGGGAGCGCATGGGAGCGAAAAGATTGCATATAGTAGATCTAGATGGCGCGAAAACAGGGAAGCCTGTAAATGACCATATAATTAAATCTATAAAAAAAGCCCTGAGAATTCCAGTTCAGATAGGAGGTGGAATTAGAACTACACAAAGAGCCGAAGAATTAATAAAGGAAGGAATTGATAGGGTTATCCTTGGAACTATTGCTATTGAATCTCCTGAAACTGTTCAATTACTTGCATCTAAACATCCTGGAAAAATTATAGTAGGAATAGACGCAAAAGACGGGAAAGTAGCCACTAGAGGATGGGTAAACAAAAGTGATACCGAAGCTGAAGAACTAATTAGAACATTTTCAAAAACTGACATCGCAGAAATAATCACTACTGATATATCAACAGACGGAACGTTAAAAGGTCCTAATCTTAAATTCCTTCAAAAAATGGCATCAGCTTCAACCGTCCCAGTAATTGCTTCTGGTGGTATAGGTAATATCTCAGACATCCTTTCAATAACTGGTTTAGAAAAAAGTGGGGTTTGTGGAGTAATTGTTGGGAGGGCTCTTTATGACGGGGCAATTGATCTCAAGGAAGCGCTTCATATTGTAAACAACCAAAGCATGCAAGATTTGACTAATCAAAACAAAGATTTTGCATAA
- the proB gene encoding glutamate 5-kinase yields the protein MTLWTIKIGTTLLRGTKFFNTKEIINEYAKHISNAKSKGDQIIIVSSGAVGLGCNRLGLRNRPNEMNSLQAAAAVGQGHLISLYEDAMKNYNYKVAQILLTRSDFQSREYFKNASSTIKKLLDWDVIPIINENDSIANEELKYGDNDTLSALVSTAISANQLVLLTDIDKLYSEDPKLNKEAKPITDVHNSKELNFLKKNSLTSSNWGTGGIKTKLIAAQIATKNGITVHLADGRQPNCLGEILNGSRGGTVFHPSQKPIGTKKSWLAHALHANGVLKVDEGASNAIQNKGASLLLVGVTNVEGNFAANQAIQIHTSEGIEIAKGISSLSSESIRDKIKNPLKADQSPIVVHRDVLVLSSELLL from the coding sequence ATGACATTGTGGACAATTAAAATAGGAACAACTCTTTTAAGAGGAACAAAATTCTTTAATACAAAAGAAATAATTAACGAGTACGCAAAACATATTTCTAATGCTAAAAGCAAGGGCGACCAAATCATCATTGTCTCAAGTGGAGCGGTAGGTTTAGGCTGCAATCGTCTTGGATTAAGAAACAGGCCAAATGAAATGAATTCCTTACAAGCAGCTGCGGCTGTAGGTCAAGGACATCTAATCTCTCTTTATGAAGATGCAATGAAAAATTATAATTATAAAGTGGCTCAAATACTTTTAACACGTTCTGACTTTCAATCAAGGGAATATTTTAAGAACGCTTCATCGACAATTAAAAAGCTTCTTGACTGGGATGTAATTCCAATAATCAACGAAAATGATTCTATTGCTAATGAAGAATTAAAATATGGGGATAATGATACACTCTCTGCACTTGTATCAACAGCAATATCAGCCAATCAACTGGTCTTACTAACAGATATCGATAAACTATATTCCGAGGATCCTAAGTTAAATAAAGAAGCAAAGCCCATAACCGATGTACATAATTCTAAAGAACTAAACTTTTTAAAAAAAAATTCCCTCACATCAAGCAATTGGGGCACTGGAGGAATAAAAACAAAGCTTATTGCTGCTCAAATTGCAACAAAGAATGGAATAACGGTTCATCTAGCAGATGGTAGGCAGCCTAATTGTTTGGGAGAGATCCTAAATGGATCCCGTGGTGGCACAGTCTTTCATCCAAGTCAAAAGCCAATAGGCACAAAAAAAAGCTGGTTAGCCCACGCACTTCATGCTAATGGAGTTCTCAAAGTAGATGAAGGTGCTTCTAATGCAATACAAAACAAGGGGGCTTCTCTCTTGCTTGTTGGGGTAACAAATGTTGAAGGAAACTTTGCTGCAAATCAAGCTATACAAATACATACATCAGAAGGAATTGAGATTGCAAAAGGAATAAGTTCTCTTAGTAGTGAGTCAATAAGAGATAAAATAAAGAATCCACTAAAAGCAGATCAATCTCCTATTGTTGTTCACAGAGATGTTTTAGTACTTTCTAGTGAATTACTTCTTTAG
- a CDS encoding YqeG family HAD IIIA-type phosphatase yields MASKLLTPKWNSGGLITNISHSAIISKGINSLLLDVDGTILPRSDVVIHSSVKEWIRKAKSYFDIHLISNNPSKKRISNIANQLNLSFAYKASKPRVKELVNYINKTSKNKNEIAIIGDRIFTDILAGNRLGIYTILVNPIDTAGKEKPYTKVQLVEDTIAKVIGGINI; encoded by the coding sequence ATGGCTTCGAAGCTTCTTACACCAAAATGGAATAGTGGTGGCTTAATTACTAATATTTCTCACTCAGCAATAATCTCAAAAGGCATTAACTCACTTTTACTAGATGTAGATGGAACAATTCTTCCTAGAAGTGATGTTGTTATTCATAGTTCAGTAAAAGAATGGATAAGAAAAGCAAAATCTTATTTTGATATTCACCTTATTAGCAACAATCCATCTAAAAAGAGAATAAGCAATATAGCCAATCAATTAAACCTTAGTTTTGCATATAAAGCATCCAAACCAAGAGTAAAAGAGTTAGTTAATTATATAAATAAGACAAGTAAAAATAAAAATGAAATTGCAATAATAGGAGATAGAATTTTCACTGATATACTTGCTGGGAATCGTCTAGGAATTTATACAATTCTTGTTAATCCAATAGATACTGCTGGTAAAGAAAAGCCTTATACTAAAGTACAGTTAGTTGAAGATACAATAGCTAAAGTAATAGGAGGCATTAACATATGA
- a CDS encoding DUF3685 domain-containing protein: protein MIEDAPKQVLLIAPDLLGESLSIQLNSYDSNLQVFLKKEELTQHPSLVIWSVESLEIESITMNEIMLLKDKWKPSPLLLLLPARTSLNPNEILNCECEGILQNPDIHLLKETITNLFNGGRVVRLNEPLKKDYEKLSILHSLGNGLLANSLESISKELNSLNLLSTVKSNNLLRSLVINGRRREIKSAKALLLRIWAPIHISYILNNSNKPKETRYYSTNITIPGRGSKAVWSQILERTGQSIKSGIGNNTGSIFAIQALNEENQRVLLSALLHQIDNIISNFQKRDKLNDNYVEEWISLENEIRKQAIRQLSGSYTRLMKNGKITSIADQLLETIDLNEVDEELPRPSLMLDTLVLEKPLLVEGSILSSDDPRSLLKLETLIMNWLIRTGELISSELISLCSEWPELREYLLAPALVSTRELERLRNQLNSQRRWHHLIELPIQLYESKRELFTLNNGKIDSVLINEARDNDLKRLDWWQKQITLLVEARDALSPQLQSLLKYIGDLMVVLLTNVLGRAIGLVGKGIAQGMGRTISR from the coding sequence TTGATTGAAGACGCACCTAAGCAAGTTTTACTTATAGCACCAGATCTACTTGGTGAATCATTATCAATTCAATTAAATTCATATGATTCCAACCTACAGGTCTTTCTTAAAAAAGAAGAGCTAACACAGCATCCTTCTCTTGTGATTTGGTCCGTTGAAAGTTTAGAAATAGAAAGTATCACAATGAATGAAATAATGCTCCTAAAAGACAAGTGGAAACCTTCCCCATTACTTTTATTACTGCCAGCTAGAACATCACTTAATCCAAATGAGATCCTTAATTGCGAATGCGAAGGGATACTACAAAATCCAGATATTCATTTGTTAAAAGAGACTATTACGAATCTTTTTAATGGAGGAAGAGTCGTCAGACTAAACGAACCCTTAAAGAAAGACTATGAAAAACTATCAATATTACATTCACTAGGTAATGGTTTATTAGCAAATAGTCTTGAAAGTATAAGCAAAGAATTAAATAGTTTAAATTTATTATCAACTGTTAAGTCAAATAATTTATTAAGATCACTAGTTATTAATGGAAGGCGAAGAGAGATAAAAAGTGCTAAAGCTCTTTTACTTAGAATTTGGGCACCAATACATATTTCCTATATATTAAATAATTCCAATAAGCCTAAAGAAACAAGATACTATTCAACAAATATTACTATTCCTGGGAGAGGCTCAAAAGCTGTCTGGTCGCAGATTCTTGAGCGAACTGGTCAATCAATCAAATCTGGCATAGGAAATAACACAGGCAGCATCTTTGCAATTCAAGCGTTAAATGAAGAGAATCAGAGAGTTTTATTATCAGCTCTTTTGCATCAGATTGATAATATTATAAGTAATTTTCAAAAAAGAGATAAGCTAAATGATAACTATGTCGAAGAATGGATTTCATTAGAAAATGAAATCCGCAAACAAGCAATTAGACAACTTTCTGGTTCATATACTAGATTGATGAAAAACGGCAAAATAACATCTATAGCAGATCAACTATTAGAAACTATTGACCTAAACGAAGTAGATGAAGAGCTACCAAGACCTTCATTAATGCTTGATACATTGGTTCTAGAGAAACCTCTATTAGTAGAAGGCAGTATACTTTCATCAGATGATCCTAGATCTCTACTAAAACTAGAAACACTTATAATGAATTGGCTAATACGTACAGGTGAACTTATTAGTTCTGAATTAATAAGTTTATGTTCTGAATGGCCAGAGTTAAGGGAATATCTATTAGCACCTGCTCTTGTTTCAACAAGAGAGCTTGAAAGGCTTAGAAACCAACTAAATAGCCAACGAAGATGGCATCACCTAATAGAGCTTCCTATCCAATTATATGAAAGTAAGCGTGAATTATTTACATTAAACAATGGTAAAATAGATTCTGTATTAATCAATGAAGCTAGGGATAATGATCTGAAAAGGTTAGACTGGTGGCAAAAACAAATAACGCTTTTAGTTGAGGCAAGAGATGCGTTATCTCCACAACTTCAATCGTTGCTAAAATATATTGGTGATTTAATGGTTGTACTATTAACAAACGTACTGGGTCGAGCAATTGGTTTGGTGGGCAAAGGAATTGCACAAGGAATGGGTCGAACTATTTCAAGATGA
- a CDS encoding NAD-dependent epimerase/dehydratase family protein, with protein MVLFAKLLTRFNREVICFTTLKTLFMGGTRFVGKALVRNFMEKGYDITIFTRGKKEPPQNIRHINGDRNTDDIKKLAGLKFDVIVDSSGRSLQETKELIEVVGTPNHRLIYISSAGVYADTGEWPVDESSLIDPNSRHIGKVETEEWLKTTGIPFTSFRPTYIYGPGNYNPIEKWFFDRIIYERPIPIPLEGDTITQLGHVSDLADAITLSLDSSNSSNKIYNVSGKKGVTFKGLLSIAAKACGKDPRKIRIESFNPKGLDKKERKLFPLRLNHFLTDISLIQNDLNWQPKFNLEEGFSDSYKNDYLLNATQSPDFNSDITLIGS; from the coding sequence ATGGTTTTGTTTGCAAAGCTCTTAACGCGCTTCAATAGAGAAGTAATTTGCTTTACTACTTTGAAAACTTTATTTATGGGAGGTACTCGCTTTGTGGGGAAGGCCTTGGTTCGTAATTTTATGGAGAAAGGTTATGACATTACGATTTTTACAAGAGGTAAAAAGGAGCCCCCACAAAACATCAGACATATTAATGGCGATCGAAATACAGATGATATAAAGAAATTAGCAGGATTGAAATTCGATGTAATTGTTGATAGCTCTGGAAGATCACTTCAAGAGACTAAAGAATTAATAGAAGTTGTAGGAACTCCTAATCATAGACTTATATATATAAGTTCTGCGGGGGTGTATGCAGATACTGGGGAATGGCCGGTAGATGAATCTTCTTTAATTGATCCTAATAGCAGGCATATAGGTAAAGTAGAAACTGAGGAATGGCTTAAGACGACTGGCATCCCTTTTACAAGTTTTCGTCCAACTTATATTTATGGACCTGGTAATTATAACCCTATAGAAAAATGGTTCTTTGATCGCATTATCTATGAAAGGCCTATTCCTATTCCTTTAGAAGGTGATACTATTACTCAACTTGGTCATGTCTCTGATTTGGCCGATGCAATAACGTTAAGTTTAGATTCAAGTAATTCAAGTAATAAAATTTATAATGTTTCAGGCAAAAAAGGAGTTACTTTTAAGGGTTTATTAAGCATAGCTGCAAAAGCTTGTGGTAAAGATCCTAGAAAAATAAGAATTGAGTCTTTCAATCCAAAAGGCCTAGATAAGAAAGAGCGGAAGCTTTTCCCATTAAGGCTTAATCACTTTTTGACAGATATTAGTCTGATTCAAAATGATCTAAATTGGCAACCGAAATTCAATCTTGAAGAAGGATTCTCAGATAGTTATAAGAATGACTATCTTTTAAATGCAACTCAAAGCCCTGATTTTAATTCTGATATTACACTGATTGGATCTTAA
- the ruvX gene encoding Holliday junction resolvase RuvX gives MIKPKPTSILSIDFGRKRIGLAGCDPLGLSITELPAIYRASYKKDLATIKAHCLYRKVNGLIVGLPLDENGKLTNQAIHCQNYGIKIASELDLPLAWVNEHSSSWEAGHKYNLQNDRTGKLDSAVAGLLLEQWLREGPDLLPISKSNPSKTL, from the coding sequence TTGATAAAACCTAAACCAACTTCCATTTTAAGTATAGATTTTGGTCGTAAAAGAATTGGGTTAGCGGGATGTGATCCACTTGGCCTATCTATTACTGAGCTTCCAGCTATTTATAGAGCAAGCTATAAAAAAGATTTAGCAACTATTAAGGCTCATTGTTTATACAGAAAAGTAAATGGATTAATTGTTGGATTACCTCTAGATGAAAATGGGAAATTGACTAATCAGGCTATTCATTGCCAAAACTATGGGATAAAGATTGCATCAGAGCTTGATTTACCATTAGCTTGGGTAAATGAACATAGCAGCAGCTGGGAAGCTGGGCATAAGTACAACCTCCAAAATGATCGAACAGGAAAGCTTGATAGTGCTGTTGCAGGGCTCCTACTTGAACAGTGGTTAAGAGAAGGCCCAGATCTTCTGCCAATATCAAAAAGCAATCCCTCTAAAACTCTTTAG
- a CDS encoding thylakoid membrane photosystem I accumulation factor — MRFFVKPLFILVFTLLVFITPAFAARDTNSFDGNIFPIYAGNGSLVPPQSTINDSLKNKRTSVIFYYLDDSATSKEFAPVISGLKLLWTSSIDIIPLTTDDLQGIKTKDYTNPAYYWHGNIPQIVIIDGEGNVILDEEGQVSIEKINTAISLATGLEPPDFNISIKSFNEYNSDASKDGYTDPR, encoded by the coding sequence ATGCGCTTTTTTGTAAAACCATTGTTCATACTTGTATTTACTTTACTTGTTTTTATTACGCCAGCTTTTGCCGCTAGGGATACTAATAGTTTTGATGGCAATATTTTTCCTATCTATGCAGGCAATGGATCACTGGTCCCACCACAATCTACAATCAATGACTCCCTTAAGAACAAGCGAACAAGTGTAATTTTTTATTACCTTGATGATAGTGCTACTAGCAAAGAATTTGCACCTGTTATATCAGGCTTAAAATTGTTGTGGACTTCCTCAATAGATATAATTCCTTTAACAACTGATGATCTTCAGGGCATCAAAACAAAAGATTATACTAATCCAGCATATTATTGGCATGGTAACATACCCCAAATTGTAATAATTGATGGCGAAGGTAATGTTATTCTAGATGAAGAAGGTCAGGTATCAATAGAAAAGATAAATACAGCCATAAGCCTTGCAACTGGGCTGGAACCTCCTGACTTTAATATTTCAATAAAAAGCTTTAATGAATATAATAGCGATGCATCAAAAGATGGATATACTGATCCAAGATGA
- a CDS encoding F420-0:Gamma-glutamyl ligase produces the protein MAPANWKVIKKKSVIEIEGILNISNPHNRMEVMVPEFTINPILISNHSVNKIKIKTSIKSKNTEIANRNDGYWQAFIVKSKASTDIQIKIKLNEKSGQKLLKRLESIWLDIYWINYGPFGRQRLHDGFVIPIDYPKGLEPNSIRSFYNFSLITIKTHKLGILDDPINVISNYTSKLILPGDILTIGETPLAIMQGRYHHPDSLRTDYLSRFLCMFFHPTSSLATACGMQSLINEVGPLRVIFAWIIGSLFKVIKIKGMFYRLAGEQARLIDDITGTTPPYDQMIVLGPEKVEAYCDCLSKELGIQIAVVDVNDLGRVKILGSSKGADHYQITRALTTNPAGNADQQTPIVIIRPS, from the coding sequence TTGGCTCCTGCTAATTGGAAAGTTATTAAAAAGAAATCTGTTATTGAAATAGAAGGTATATTAAATATTTCCAATCCACATAACAGAATGGAAGTAATGGTTCCAGAATTTACTATAAATCCTATATTAATATCTAATCACAGTGTTAATAAAATTAAAATTAAAACATCAATAAAATCTAAAAATACCGAAATTGCAAATAGAAATGATGGATACTGGCAAGCCTTTATAGTTAAAAGTAAAGCATCTACTGATATACAAATTAAAATTAAACTTAATGAAAAGTCTGGACAGAAATTATTAAAAAGACTAGAAAGCATTTGGTTGGATATTTATTGGATTAACTATGGACCTTTTGGTAGACAGAGACTTCATGATGGATTTGTTATTCCTATAGATTATCCAAAAGGTTTAGAACCAAATTCAATAAGGAGTTTTTACAATTTTTCTCTTATAACTATTAAGACTCACAAGCTAGGGATCCTTGATGATCCCATTAATGTAATTAGTAATTACACCTCTAAATTAATCTTGCCAGGAGATATTCTCACAATTGGAGAAACTCCCTTAGCAATAATGCAAGGGAGATACCATCATCCTGATTCATTAAGAACTGATTATCTCTCTAGATTTCTTTGCATGTTTTTTCATCCTACAAGTAGCTTAGCTACTGCTTGTGGAATGCAATCATTAATCAACGAAGTTGGGCCATTGCGAGTTATATTTGCTTGGATCATTGGCTCTTTGTTCAAAGTTATCAAGATAAAAGGTATGTTTTATCGTCTTGCTGGAGAACAAGCCAGGCTTATAGATGACATAACAGGCACTACCCCTCCGTATGATCAAATGATAGTACTTGGACCAGAGAAAGTAGAGGCCTATTGTGATTGCTTATCTAAAGAGCTTGGTATACAAATAGCAGTGGTAGATGTAAATGATTTAGGCAGAGTAAAGATTCTAGGTTCAAGCAAAGGAGCAGATCATTATCAAATAACTAGAGCTCTTACTACAAATCCAGCTGGAAATGCAGATCAACAAACGCCTATAGTTATTATTAGGCCTTCTTAA
- a CDS encoding CDP-alcohol phosphatidyltransferase family protein — MSTERKILYRRIANVTTNFRIIIGLPILISLSFNKIFIALLLIILGGISDWLDGFMARKAGGGTSWGAEIDPLADKILLIAPFLWLTKNGILPIWAVWILFTRELVITSWRKSNKKAIKASITGKLKTFLQFFSVIFLIYPNNILIIKTLGYLFFWLSFIASIISAYKYIKIQSV, encoded by the coding sequence ATGTCAACTGAAAGAAAAATACTTTATCGCAGAATAGCCAACGTAACAACTAATTTTCGAATAATTATTGGATTGCCAATATTAATTTCACTTTCATTTAACAAGATATTTATAGCATTGCTATTAATTATACTTGGCGGGATAAGTGATTGGTTGGATGGATTTATGGCTAGGAAAGCAGGAGGAGGTACTAGTTGGGGAGCGGAAATTGATCCATTAGCAGATAAAATTTTATTAATTGCTCCTTTTTTATGGTTAACTAAAAATGGAATACTTCCAATATGGGCAGTATGGATATTATTTACTAGAGAGTTGGTAATTACATCCTGGAGAAAAAGTAATAAGAAGGCAATTAAAGCTTCTATTACTGGTAAATTAAAAACTTTTCTGCAATTTTTTAGCGTAATATTCCTCATATACCCTAACAATATTCTAATTATAAAAACACTTGGATACTTATTCTTCTGGTTATCCTTTATAGCTTCTATAATCTCTGCTTATAAATATATTAAGATCCAATCAGTGTAA
- a CDS encoding DUF3727 domain-containing protein — protein MSDSEFQNNIEVPTLLVADSKKNELLCFLEQIVPIDGIEYVLLTPVDTPVTLFRLSEKNDPELIKTIEKKEPILEVADVVLQEYDLKLIRSAVTLTIAGELEEPEQEELEEKDFDEDSELYELLVNFKVDNEEYGLYIPLDPFFVVGKILDGSAVVVEGEEFDKIQPMIESELENRES, from the coding sequence ATGTCCGATTCTGAATTTCAAAATAATATCGAAGTCCCCACTCTTCTTGTTGCAGATAGCAAAAAAAACGAACTACTCTGCTTTCTTGAACAGATTGTCCCTATTGATGGAATTGAATATGTTCTTCTTACACCAGTTGATACGCCTGTAACTCTTTTTCGGCTTAGTGAAAAGAATGATCCTGAACTAATAAAAACAATAGAAAAGAAAGAGCCAATACTAGAAGTGGCAGATGTAGTCCTTCAAGAATATGACTTAAAACTAATTAGATCAGCAGTTACTCTAACTATTGCAGGAGAGCTTGAAGAGCCAGAACAAGAAGAACTCGAAGAGAAGGATTTTGATGAGGATTCAGAGCTCTATGAATTGCTCGTAAATTTTAAAGTAGATAATGAAGAGTATGGGTTGTATATCCCTTTGGATCCTTTCTTTGTTGTAGGTAAAATATTAGATGGCAGTGCAGTCGTAGTTGAAGGCGAAGAATTTGACAAAATTCAACCTATGATCGAATCAGAGCTTGAGAATAGAGAATCTTAA
- the leuB gene encoding 3-isopropylmalate dehydrogenase: MGSHKIIILSGDGIGPEISSVTQAILRVVCQKHGISLNFEEKHFGGRAIDATGNPLPEDTLRSCKNSDAILLAAIGDPKYDSLPRESRPETGLLKLRSELDLFANIRPVKIIKALIESSSLKKEVIEDVDLVVVRELTGGIYFGQPKGRIKTEEAGERAFNTMVYSSHEIDRIAKIAFDLAATRKRKVCSIDKANVLDVSQLWRERVTIAAKQYQDIDLNHQYVDNAAMQLVRNPAQFDVILTSNLFGDIISDEAAMLTGSIGMLPSASLGGSGPGVFEPVHGSAPDIANKDFANPIAMILSAAMMLRIGLKEKDAAQDLEDAVEKVLSKGIRTLDIFSKSSELKVGCKKMGQEIINVLEDSE; the protein is encoded by the coding sequence ATGGGCTCCCACAAAATAATTATTCTTTCAGGCGATGGGATTGGCCCTGAAATTTCAAGCGTAACTCAGGCTATTCTTAGGGTTGTTTGTCAGAAGCATGGAATCTCTTTAAATTTTGAAGAAAAACATTTTGGAGGAAGAGCTATAGACGCAACAGGTAATCCTTTACCAGAAGATACTCTTAGATCTTGTAAAAATAGCGATGCAATTCTTCTAGCTGCTATTGGTGATCCAAAATATGACTCATTACCAAGAGAATCTCGCCCTGAAACAGGGCTTCTTAAATTGCGTTCAGAGCTTGATCTATTTGCAAATATAAGGCCAGTAAAAATTATAAAAGCCTTAATAGAATCAAGCTCCTTAAAAAAAGAAGTAATTGAAGATGTTGATTTAGTAGTAGTACGGGAACTTACTGGAGGAATCTATTTCGGACAACCAAAAGGACGGATTAAGACTGAAGAAGCAGGAGAAAGAGCATTTAATACAATGGTTTATTCAAGCCATGAAATAGATCGGATAGCAAAAATAGCTTTTGATTTAGCAGCAACAAGAAAAAGAAAGGTTTGCTCAATTGATAAAGCAAATGTCCTAGATGTCAGTCAATTATGGAGAGAAAGAGTAACTATTGCAGCAAAACAATATCAAGACATTGATCTAAATCATCAATATGTTGATAACGCAGCAATGCAATTAGTAAGAAACCCTGCTCAATTTGACGTCATCCTTACAAGTAATTTATTTGGTGACATTATTAGTGATGAAGCTGCCATGTTGACAGGTTCTATTGGGATGCTCCCATCAGCGTCGCTAGGGGGATCTGGTCCAGGCGTTTTTGAGCCAGTACATGGTTCAGCGCCAGATATAGCAAATAAAGATTTCGCTAATCCAATTGCAATGATTCTTTCTGCTGCAATGATGCTAAGAATTGGCCTTAAAGAAAAAGATGCTGCACAGGACCTTGAAGATGCAGTTGAGAAAGTTCTCTCAAAAGGCATTCGAACTCTAGATATATTCAGCAAAAGCTCAGAGTTAAAAGTGGGTTGCAAGAAAATGGGGCAAGAAATTATTAACGTTCTAGAAGACTCTGAATAA